In Rhizorhabdus phycosphaerae, the genomic stretch CGCCAAGGGCCGCCTCGTGAACCTCGGCTGCGCCACCGGCCATCCGAGCTTCGTGATGTCGTCGAGCTTCACCAACCAGGTGCTGGCGCAGATCGAACTGTTCACCAAGCCGGGCGAATATGACAACAAGGTGTTCGTCCTGCCGAAGCATCTCGACGAGAAGGTGGCCGCGCTCCACCTCGAGAAGCTGGGCGTCAAGCTGACCAAGCTCAGCCCGAAGCAGGCCGCCTATATCGGCGTCACCACCGAAGGGCCGTTCAAGCCCGATCACTATCGCTACTGAGCCGGACGGCGGGCAGAATCCCGCCATTCGCGCGCTTCGCGACAGGAAGGCCCCGGCATATGCCGGGGCCTTTTCCTTTGCGTCCGAAACGAACAATGGAATTGCGGATCGCGGGTGATTCCCCGAAGGCGCAAATGACTCTAGAAGCTACCGCATGTCGCACATGATCCAGCTCGATCCGATCGCCGCCATGATGCTCGCGATCATCGTCGCGCTGTGGGTGGCGGCGGCGGTCGCGGCGATCGTGATGGGGCTGCGGCGCGACGCTATCGCCAAGGCGCGCGCGCGCGATCTCGAGCGCCAGGCCGCCCTGCTGGGCAGTTGCCCCGCCCTGCCTTTCCGCGTCGGGCTCGATGGCCGGATCGGTGCCGACACCCGCCTGGCCCACTGGCTCGGTCTGACCGACGTCCCCGCGACGATCGATGCGATGGCGACTCACGGAGAGGGCGGAATCTCCGTCGTCGACGCCGAAGGCCTCGCCGCCGACGTCCAGGCCGCAAATCAGGCCGGGAGGCCGTTCGAACGCATATTGCGCCTCGCCGGCAGCGATCGCGTGCTGCTCGCACGGGGGCGTCCCGCACCGGTTGCCGTCGGCGATGGGGTGATCGTCTGGCTGTTCGACAATAGCGAGGCGGAGCGCACCATCGCCCGTCTCTCGCATGAGACCGGGCTGATCAGCGATGCGCTGGACAGCTGCCTCGCACTGATCGAGGCCGCACCCTTCCCGATGTGGCACCGCGGCCCCGACCTGAAGCTCGCGCTGGTCAACTCGGCCTATGTCGAGGCGGTCGAGGGCGACAGCGCGGAAGACGTGGTGACACGCGGGGTCGAGCTGATCGACGCCGCCGACGGCCGCGCCCCGCGGGCGACCGCTCTCACCGCGCGCGATACCGGCCGGATCAACACCCAGGTCGTGCCGGTGACCCTGAGCGGACAGCGGCGCACGATGCGCATCGTCGACGTGCCGATGGGCGAGCATGGCGTCGCCGGCTATGCGTTCGACATCCAGGATCTGGAGCAGACGCGGGCCGAACTCGGCCGCTTCCAGGAGGTCCAGCGCGAGCTGTTCGACCGGCTGTCGGCGGGCGTCGCCCAGTTCGGCGCCGACCGCAGCCTGATCTTCTTCAACCAGCCTTTCGTGCAATTCTTCGCGCTCGCGCCCGAATGGCTGACCGATCGTCCCGAGTTCGACCGCATCCTCGAAAGGCTGCGCGAGGCACAGCGCCTGCCCGAGGTGCGCGACTTCCCCGGCTGGCGCAACGAGCGCCGGGCGTGGTTCAACGCGGTGGATGCGGTCGAGGAAACCTGGACGCTGCCGGGTGGGCAGCATCTTCGCGTCGTGGCCCAGCCGCTGCCCAATGGCGGCTTGCTGCTGTTCTTCGAGGACCGGACCGAGCAGGTGCAGCTGTCGAGCGCACGCGACACGCTGCTGCGGGTGCGTGCCGCCACGTTCGAGAATCTGTTCGAGGCCATCGGTGTCTTTGCGGCAGACGGCCGCCTGCATATCTGGAACCAGAGCTTTCGCGACATATGGGGCCTGTCGGATGCCGATCTCGCGCAGAATCTGCGGGTCGATGCGATGGTCGAGCTCGTCGGCGCCAAGCTGGCAGACCCGTCTCGTGCGCAGCTGCTCCGCGATCTCGTCCGCATCGCCACCGTCGACCGCCAGGCGCGGACCGGGCGGATGGCGCTCGCCGACGGACGCTATTTCGACTTCGCGGTCGTGCCCCTGCCGGACGGCAACGCGCTCTTCACCCTGCTCGACATCACCGCGTCGCGCGGAATCGAGGAGGCGTTGCGCGGCCGCGCCGACGCGCTGGAGGAGGCCGACAAGCTCAAGACCGCCTTCGTCGCCAATATGAGCTATGAGCTGCGCGTGCCGCTGACCTCCATCGCGGGCTTCGCGGAGCTGCTCGACGGCGGCTATGCCGGCGAACTGCCGCCGGTCGCGGGCGAATATGTCAAGGCGATCCTCTCTTCGGTGGGACGCCTCGGCTCGCTGGTCGAGGACGTGCTCGACCTGACCCAGGGCGCGGCGGGCAGCCTGCCCCTCGCCGAAGAGCCGGTCGATCTTGGCGAGGTGCTGAGCGAGGCTGTCGCGGCCGCCCGCAAGGCGGCGGACGCCAAGCCGCTGAACCTGATCGTCGACATGGAACCCGAGCTCGGAACGATGCGCGGCGATCCGCGCCGGCTGCGCCAGATCGCCGATCATCTGCTCAACAACGCCATCACCTATACCCCGCCGCAAGGCCGCGTGACGATCCGCGTTCATGGCGACGATGACATGATCATCTGGACGGTCGCCGACACGGGGCCCGGCATGGACCCGGCGCAGCGCGCACGAATCTTCGACAGCTATCCGCGCATCGACGCGAGCAACGAGGAGGGCAAGCAGCTGATTGGCATCGGGCTGCCGCTCACCCGGCAGCTGGTCGAGGCGCATGGCGGCTCGATCGCGCTCGACAGCGAGCCTGGCCGGGGCACGACCGTGACGATCCACCTCCCCCGCCGCCTGGGCGAGAGCGTCAATGTCTGATCCCGCATCCGGGTCGCTGCGGCTCGACGGCCCCGCCGATACGCTGGCGCTCGGTGCCCGCCTCGCCGCACTGCTGCGGCCGGGGGACGTCGTCGCGCTGTCGGGCGATCTCGGCGCGGGAAAGACCACGCTCGCACGCGGCCTGCTCCAGGCGCTCGGCTTCGAAGGCGAGGTTCCCAGCCCGAGCTTTCCGATCGTCATTCCCTATGCGCCGCCCGAGCTGACGATCCCGCTGTGGCACGTCGACCTCTATCGCATCGACGATCCCGAAGAGCTGTACGAACTCGGCCTGGACGAGGCCCGCGCGGACAGCGCGCTGCTGATCGAGTGGCCCGAACGCATGGGCGGGCTGCTGTGGCAGGATGCGCTGCGGCTCGACATCGAACCCGCAGGCGAGGATGCGCGCCGCTTGACTTGGGCGGCGCCCGCGGCATGGGAGGGCCGATGGCCGCCCCGATGATCCCCCCCGCCCACGCCCCCGCCTTTCTCGACACTGCCGGCTGGACCGGCGCCGAGATTCTGCCTCTGGCCGGCGACGCCAGCTTCCGACGCTATTTCCGGGTCATGCGCGGCGACGAGACCGCCGTGCTGATGGATGCCCCGCCCCAGCATGAGGACAGCCGCCCCTTCCTGGCCGTCGCGCGCCATCTGGAGACGATCGGCTTCCGGGCGCCGCGCATCCTCGCCGAGAATCTCGATGCGGGGCTGATCCTGCTCGAGGATTTCGGCGACGCGCGGATGAAGGAGGTGATCGACGCCGAACCCGCCGCCGAGCATCTCATCTATGGGCAGGCGATCGACCTGCTGGCCGATCTCCATGGGGCCGCAGCCGGCACGCTGCCGCCCTATGACATGCCGGTCTATCAGCGCGAGGCCGGGCTGTTTCCCGAATGGTATATGCCCGCCGTCGGCCTGACCGCCGACGCCGACGCCTATACCGCCGCGTGGGACGCGGCGCTGGCGCCGATCGCAAACGATCAGTCGATCACGGTGCTGCGCGACTATCATGCCGAGAACATCATGCTTCTCGGCGACGGCAGCCTTGGCCTGCTCGACTTCCAGGACGCACTGGCGGGCCATGCCGCCTATGACCTCGTCTCGCTGCTGCAGGATGCCCGGCGCGACGTCGACCCGGCGCTCGAACGCGCGATGATCGACCGCTATGCGGCGCGGCGCCCGTTCGACGAAGCCGCCTATGCGCTGCTCGGCGCCCAGCGCAACGCGAAGATCCTCGGCATCTTCACCCGGCTGTGGAAGCGCGACGGCAAGCCACGCTACCTCGCCTTCCAGCCGCGCGTCTGGCGCTATCTGGAGCGCGACCTCGCCCATCCGGCGCTGGCACCCGTACGTGCCTGGTTCGACGCGCATGTGCCCGCGCAGGCCCGCGCCTCCTTCTGGGCGGACCACGCTGCATGACCGCTCCGCACGCACCGATCGGCACCGCGATGGTGCTCGCCGCCGGGCTGGGCAAGCGGATGCGCCCGCTGACCGCGACCCGCCCGAAGCCCCTCGTCGAGGTGGCGGGCAAGGCGCTGCTCGACCATGTGCTCGATCGGCTACGCTCCGCCAGAATAGGCAAGGTGGTCGTCAACGCCCATTATCTGGCCGACGCGCTGGAGGCGCATCTCGCCCGCAAGGCGGCCGATCTCGACGTCCGGATATCCGATGAACGCGGCCTGCTGCTGGAAACGGGCGGCGGGGTCGCCAAGGCGTTGCCGCTGATCGACGACGACCCTTTCCTGATCGCCAATAGCGACAATCTGTGGATCGACGGGCCGGTCGACGCAATAGAGCTGCTCGCCTCGAGCTGGGACGACAGCAGGATGGACGCGCTGCTGCTGCTCGTCCCGCTGGCGCGCGCCAATTGCCATAGCGGCCTGGGCGATTTCCATATGGACGGGGACGGCCATATCGCCCGCCGCCGCCCGTCGCGCGTGGCGCCGTTCGTGTTCACCGGCGTGCAGATCGTCTCGAAACGCCTGTTCCGAGACCTCCCCGAGGGGGCCTTCTCGTTCAACCTGCTGTGGGACCGGGCCATCGCCGAGCGGCGCGCCTTCGGCCTCGTCCACCAGGGCCTGTGGTTCGACGTCGGCACACCCCCGGCAATCGCCCGGACCGAGATGCTGCTCGGCCTCGCCTGAAACCGGGCCCGAATTAGGCGCCTCGCCGATGGCGGCTTCCGCCGGGCGGCTCTGCGGCTAAGGTGACATCCATGACTCGCCCCGCCGTCTTCACCATTGCCGCGCACCGCGCCTTTGCCGATGCCCTGGCAGCGGGGCTGATGGCGCTGCACGGACCCGATCCGCTGCGGCTGGCCCGTGCGATCGTGCTGGTCCCCAATAACCGGGCGGCACGCGCGATCAGCGACGCCTTCGTGCGCCGCGCCGAAGGCGGGCTGCTGCTGCCCCGGCTGGTCGCGATCGGCGATCCCGAGCTGGACGAAAGGCTGGGCGGGCTGCTCGATCCCATCGGTGCCGAGGACGAGGAGCCGATCCCGCCGGCGATCGAGCCGCTCGAACGGCAGATGATTCTCGCCCGGCTTACCGCCGAGGCCCGCGCCGCAGTGGGGGAGCCGATCGACGGAGGCGAGGCGATTCGCCTCGCCGGCGAACTGGGCCGCACGCTCGACCAGTTGCTGATCGAACGCGTGGCACCCGCGCGCCTGCGCGACTTGGCCGCTCTTCCCGAGCTGTCCCGCCACTGGCAGGCGTCGCTGGAGATGCTCGAGACGATCCTCGGGCGATGGCCCGATGAACTCGCAAGGCGCGGACGGATCGACCTGGCCGAACGCCGCAACCGGCTTCTCGACCGCGTCGCCCGGCGCTGGCGTTCCACACCCCCGCCCGGCCCCGTAATCGCGGCGGGCATCGGCAGCGCGACGCCCGCCGTCGCGGGGCTGCTCGCAACGGTCGCCCGCCTGCCGCAGGGCATGGTGGTCCTGCAGGGCCTCGACACGCTCTCCAGCGACGAGGAGTGGGACGCACTCGGGCCGCATGCGCCCGATGAGAACGGCGAGCGGCCCGCCCGTCCGATCGAGAGCCATCCGCAATATATGCTCAAGCGCCTGCTCGACCGGATGAACGTCGGCCGGGCGGAGGTGCGTGGCTGGCGCTGGGGCGGCGGGCGCGACGCCCGGTCGGTCCGTGGCCGCGCGATCGCCAATGCGATGGCGCCCGCCATGTTCACCGACAAATGGTATCGCCTCCCACCGACGGAGCGGCGCCTGTCGGGCGTAAGGGCGGTGGAGCTGGCCAACCCGGCTGAGGAGGCGCAGACGATCGCCCTCGCCCTGCGCGAGGCGATCGAGACCCCCGGCCGAACCGCCGCGCTCGTCACGCCGGACCGGGCGCTCGCACGGCGCGTTACCGCGCATCTCGCCCGGTGGGGCATCGTCGCCGACGATTCGGCCGGCACCCCGCTGTCGCTGACGCCGGCCGGCACCCTGCTGCTGGCCATCGCCGAAGCGGGAGCCGAGGGCTTCGCTCCGGTGCCGCTTCTCGCCTTGCTCAAGCACCCGCTGGTCCGGCGCGGCGAAGAACGCGGCGCCTGGCTCGACGGGGTCCGCCGGCTCGACGTCGCCCTGCGCGGGCCGAGGCCCCCAGCGGGGCTCGACGGCATCGCCCGCTTCCTGCGCGACGGCGACGAACATGCCCGGCGCGCGCGGACGCCGGCGATCGGTTGGTGGGACGGCGTTCGCCCGCTGCTGGAGCCGCTTGCGGAGGGGCTGTCGCGCGGGTCCGCCACGGCGCTTCCCGCGCTGATCGCCGCGATCCGCGAGGCCGCCTCGACGCTGGCCGGCGATGCCGGCTGGGCCGGCCCCGACGGACGCGCCGCCGCCGAGCTGATCGCCGCGCTGGAGGCGACCGCACCGCTCGGCCCGGTGGACTTTCCCGTGGCAAGCCTCGCCCCGATGCTGCGCCTGATGATGGACGGCGTGGCGGTGCGCCCGCCGCAGGGCGGCCATCCGCGCCTGTCGATCTGGGGCCTGCTCGAAGCCCGGTTGCAGCATGCCGACCTGATGGTGCTCGGCGGGCTGAACGAGGGCGTGTGGCCGCCGCTGCCGAGCCCGGACCCCTGGCTCGCCCCGCGCATCCGCAGCGAACTGGGCCTGATCGGGCTGGATGCGCGTGTCGGCCTGTCCGCGCATGATTTTGCAATGGCACTCGGTGCGCCCGAGGTGCTCATCACCCGCGCCCGCCGCGACAGCCGCGCGCCGACGATCGCCTCGCGCTTCTGGCTGCGGCTGGAGGCGATGACGGGGGGACTGACGCGCGAGCACCGCCTGCCGGCCTGGGCCGCCGACATCGACCGGCCCGAAGGACCGCCGCGGCCGGCCGGACGGCCGGCGCCCCGCCCGCCGGTAGAGGACCGGCCCAAGCTGATTGCCGTTACCAAGCTCGACCGGCTGAAGGCGGATCCCTTCGCTTTCTATGCCGACACGATGCTCAAGCTCCGGCGCATGGATGCGGTCGACGCCGATCCCACCCCCGCCTGGCGCGGCACCGCAGTCCACGCGATCTTCGAGGCCTGGATGCTGGAGGACGGATGCGCGCCGGACCGACTTCTCCCGCGTGCGCACACGCTCCTCGACGGCATGGCGGCGCACCCCGTGATGCGGGCGCTGTGGGAGCCGCGGCTGTTCGAGGCTCTGAAGTGGATCGCCGGGAGGATGGCCGAACTTACCGCAGAAGGCCGACGCCCGCTCGCGGCCGAGATCGAGGGCGAAATCGCGATCGCGGGCATCAGGCTGACCGGCAAGGTCGACCGGATCGACGCCGATTCGAACGGCCAGCTTGCCATCGTCGACTATAAGACGGGCATGCCGCCCAGCGCCGCGCAGGTCGCCGAGGGTTTTTCGATGCAGCTCGGCCTGCTCGGCCTGATCGCCGAACGCGGCGGCTTCGACGGCGTACAGGGCATTCCGGTCGACTTCGAATATTGGTCGCTGGCGAAGGCGCGCACCGGCGGCTTCGGCTATGTCGCAAGCCCCGTGGGAGGTCGGAACGGCATCGCCCCCGACGGGTTCACCGCGCTTGCGGCGCGCACCCTGACCGAGGCGGTCCAGACCTGGCTGACCGGCGATGCCCCCTTCGAGGCCAAGATCGCCCCCGAATATGCCCCTTATGCCGATTATGACCAGCTGATGCGCCTCGACGAATGGTATGGGCGCGAGCCGATCGGCGCGGAAGCGAGGCCGGCATGAGCGCGCGCCTGAAGCCGCTCGACCCGCTGCTCGACCAGCAGCGGCTGGCGTCGGAGCCCAGCGAGCTGATCTGGCTGTCGGCGTCGGCAGGTACCGGCAAGACGCACGTCCTGACGGCGCGCGTCCTCCGCCTGCTGCTGTCGGGTGCGGCGCCCGAATCGATCCTCTGCCTGACCTTCACCAAGGCCGGCGCGGCCGAGATGGCCGAGCGCGTTCACCGGCGCCTGGCGCGCTGGGCCGGCCTCAAGGACGACCACAAGCTCGTCCAGGATCTGAACCGGCTGGGTGAGGACGCCAGCCCTGAAGCGGTTCGCCGGGCCCGGCGGCTCTTCGCGCGCGTGCTCGATGCGCCGGGGGGCGGGCTGCGCATCCAGACGATCCATGCCTTCTGCCAGACGCTGCTCGGGGCCTTTCCCTCCGAAGCCGGGCTGATACCGGGCTTTCGCCCGCTGGAAGGGCGTGAGGAGCAGGCGCTCGCCCGGCGGACGCTCTCCGAACTGATCGATGGGGCAGAGCGGGGCGGCGACCTCGGCCTGTTGCGCGACATCCAGCAGCTGAGCCTGCGCATCGGCGAGGCACGCGCCGAATCCTATCTGGTCGAATGCGCGCGCAGCCCCGAAGCGATGGAAGCGCTCGGACTGCGCGATGCGATCGAGCCCCGAATCCGCCGGATGCTCGGCGCTCCGACCGGCGATGTGGAAGACGCCGTCGAAGCCGGCTGCGCCGCGCTCGACCTCGACTGCTTCCACGCCATCGCGCGTGCCAATGCTGCCTGGGGCACCGCGACCGGGCTGCGCGACGCCGACATTGTCGCCGCTTTCCTTGCCGGCAGCCCGAAGGCTCGCGCGGCGATGCTCGATGCCGTCGCCAATGTCGTGCTGACCAAAAGCGGCGAGTCCCGGAAGATACCGGCCGGGCTGGCAAAGGCGGACGCCGGCTATGGCGATCATTGCACCCGCCTCGCCGAACAGGTCGGTCATCTGCTCGGCCTGCGCCGGCGCGCGGCGCTGGCGGCGATGATCGGTGCCGCCCTGCGCGCCGGCCAGGCCTATGCGGCGGCCTATGTCCAGGCGAAGCGCAGCGCTGGGGTGGTCGATTTCGACGACCTGATCCGCGCTGCGGTCGACCTGCTGCAGACGCCGGGCATGGGCGACTGGGTCCGCTACAAGCTGGACCGGTCGACCGACCATATCCTGGTCGACGAGGCGCAGGACACCAATGCCCGCCAATGGTCGATCGTCGCGTCGCTGGCGTCGGAATTCTTTGCCGGTGCGGGCGCCCGGGGCACCGCGCGGCGGACCCTGTTCAGCGTCGGCGACTTCAAGCAGGCGATCTTCGGCTTTCAGGGGACCGATCCGGTCGCGTTCCTCGCCGCCAGCATCGGCTTTGCGCGCCAGGCCGAAGCGGGATCGGAGGAACTCCCCGACGGCGAGAAGCGCCTGTTCCACCAGCTGTCGCTCGACCAGAGCTTCCGCTCCGCGCCGGCGGTTCTCGAGCTCGTCGATCAGGTGGTCGCCGATCTCGGACCCGATCAGCTTGGCCTGACCGAAGACACGCCGCGCCATCGCCCGTGGAAGACCGACCTGCCCGGCCGCGTCACGCTGTGGAAACCGCTGTCGGTCGACGGCATAGCCAGCCTCGAGGAGGATGCCGGCGAGGAACAATGGGTCGACGATGCCACCCGCGCCTTCGCCACGCGGCTGGCCGCGCAGATACGCCGCTGGCTCGACGAGCCGCTGTGGCTGCATGGCGCGGGGCGCCCTGTCCGCCCCGAGGATATATTGATTCTGGTCCGGCGGCGGGCCGAGCTCGCTTCGCTGATCGTGGCGCGGCTTCACGCCGAGGGCGTGCCGGTGGCGGGTGTCGACCGGCTGCGGCTGACCGCGCCGCTGGCGGTCCGCGACCTGCTGGCGGCGGTGCGCTTCGCGGTGCAGCGGCAGGACGACCTCAGCCTCGCGGGCCTGCTCGTGTCCCCGCTGTTCGGCTGGAGCCAGGAGGATCTGTACCGCGTAGGTTTCGGCCGCAAGGGCCGCCCGTTGATCGACGCGGTGCGCGAGCGCGGAGATGCGCAGACCATAGCCGCGCTCGACGACATTCTTGGTCGCGCCGACTTCACCACCCCCTATCGCTTCCTCGAACATCTGCTGAGCGGCCCGCTGCAAGGGCGCCGCAAGCTGCTCCACCGGCTCGGACAGGAAGCGCGCGACCCGATCGAGGAGCTGCTCGGCGCCGCCCTGCAATTCGAGGGGACGGCCACCGCTTCGCTCCAGCGTTTCCTCGACTGGTTCGATCGCGGCGAGGTGGAGATCACGCGCGACCCCTCCGCCCCCGCCGATGCGGTGCGCGTGATGACGGTACACGGATCGAAGGGCCTGGAAGCGCCGATCGTCATTCTGGCCGATGCGACCGGCAATCCCGATGCGACCCCGGTCGGCAGCCTGCGCTGGCAGATGGGGGGCGAGAGCGCGGGCGTACCCATACCCCGGCCCCGCAAGGACGAGCTGGTAGAGGAGATTGCCGCCGATGCCGAGGCGCTGGCGCGGCGCGAACGGCAGGAGCATTGGCGGCTGCTCTATGTCGCGCTGACCCGGGCGCGCGAGCATCTGGTGATCGGCGGCGCGCTGGGCCCCCGCGCGCGGGGCGTCCCACCCGAAGCGAGCTGGTACCATGCGGTGCATCGCGCGATGGACGGACTGGGCTGCGAGCCCGTGGCCGACGATCTGTGGGGCGAGGCACGGCATTTTCTCGGGCTTTCGCCCCCCGACAGGCGGGCAAGCCGCAGTGCGACGCAACCCAGGCGCGAACGGCCGCGGCTTGCACGCCCCGAATGGCTGCACCGCCCGGCCCCCGTCGAGGCGCGCCCGCCCCGCCCGCTTGCCCCCTCGTCGCTGGGTATCGACGACGTGCCCGATCCGCCGCCCTCCGAGGCGATGCGCGCGGCAGCGCGGCGTGGCACGCTGCTGCACGCGCTGTTCGAACGGCTGCCGACGGTGGCGCCCGAACGGCGCATGGTCGCGGCGACGGGCTGGCTGACCGGCTCGGCCGGAATCGAGGACGAACAGACGGCCCGGATGCTCGCGGAGGATGCCTGCCGCGTCATCGACGACCCCCGCTTCTCCACGCTGTTCGGTACGGATGCACTGGCCGAGGCGCCGGTTGCCGCGGTGGTGGACGGAATCGTGGTCGCGGGCACCGTCGACCGGCTTCTGATCGAGCCCGA encodes the following:
- a CDS encoding ATP-binding protein; the protein is MSHMIQLDPIAAMMLAIIVALWVAAAVAAIVMGLRRDAIAKARARDLERQAALLGSCPALPFRVGLDGRIGADTRLAHWLGLTDVPATIDAMATHGEGGISVVDAEGLAADVQAANQAGRPFERILRLAGSDRVLLARGRPAPVAVGDGVIVWLFDNSEAERTIARLSHETGLISDALDSCLALIEAAPFPMWHRGPDLKLALVNSAYVEAVEGDSAEDVVTRGVELIDAADGRAPRATALTARDTGRINTQVVPVTLSGQRRTMRIVDVPMGEHGVAGYAFDIQDLEQTRAELGRFQEVQRELFDRLSAGVAQFGADRSLIFFNQPFVQFFALAPEWLTDRPEFDRILERLREAQRLPEVRDFPGWRNERRAWFNAVDAVEETWTLPGGQHLRVVAQPLPNGGLLLFFEDRTEQVQLSSARDTLLRVRAATFENLFEAIGVFAADGRLHIWNQSFRDIWGLSDADLAQNLRVDAMVELVGAKLADPSRAQLLRDLVRIATVDRQARTGRMALADGRYFDFAVVPLPDGNALFTLLDITASRGIEEALRGRADALEEADKLKTAFVANMSYELRVPLTSIAGFAELLDGGYAGELPPVAGEYVKAILSSVGRLGSLVEDVLDLTQGAAGSLPLAEEPVDLGEVLSEAVAAARKAADAKPLNLIVDMEPELGTMRGDPRRLRQIADHLLNNAITYTPPQGRVTIRVHGDDDMIIWTVADTGPGMDPAQRARIFDSYPRIDASNEEGKQLIGIGLPLTRQLVEAHGGSIALDSEPGRGTTVTIHLPRRLGESVNV
- the tsaE gene encoding tRNA (adenosine(37)-N6)-threonylcarbamoyltransferase complex ATPase subunit type 1 TsaE, which encodes MSDPASGSLRLDGPADTLALGARLAALLRPGDVVALSGDLGAGKTTLARGLLQALGFEGEVPSPSFPIVIPYAPPELTIPLWHVDLYRIDDPEELYELGLDEARADSALLIEWPERMGGLLWQDALRLDIEPAGEDARRLTWAAPAAWEGRWPPR
- a CDS encoding aminoglycoside phosphotransferase family protein; amino-acid sequence: MIPPAHAPAFLDTAGWTGAEILPLAGDASFRRYFRVMRGDETAVLMDAPPQHEDSRPFLAVARHLETIGFRAPRILAENLDAGLILLEDFGDARMKEVIDAEPAAEHLIYGQAIDLLADLHGAAAGTLPPYDMPVYQREAGLFPEWYMPAVGLTADADAYTAAWDAALAPIANDQSITVLRDYHAENIMLLGDGSLGLLDFQDALAGHAAYDLVSLLQDARRDVDPALERAMIDRYAARRPFDEAAYALLGAQRNAKILGIFTRLWKRDGKPRYLAFQPRVWRYLERDLAHPALAPVRAWFDAHVPAQARASFWADHAA
- a CDS encoding nucleotidyltransferase family protein, which gives rise to MTAPHAPIGTAMVLAAGLGKRMRPLTATRPKPLVEVAGKALLDHVLDRLRSARIGKVVVNAHYLADALEAHLARKAADLDVRISDERGLLLETGGGVAKALPLIDDDPFLIANSDNLWIDGPVDAIELLASSWDDSRMDALLLLVPLARANCHSGLGDFHMDGDGHIARRRPSRVAPFVFTGVQIVSKRLFRDLPEGAFSFNLLWDRAIAERRAFGLVHQGLWFDVGTPPAIARTEMLLGLA
- the addB gene encoding double-strand break repair protein AddB, with product MTRPAVFTIAAHRAFADALAAGLMALHGPDPLRLARAIVLVPNNRAARAISDAFVRRAEGGLLLPRLVAIGDPELDERLGGLLDPIGAEDEEPIPPAIEPLERQMILARLTAEARAAVGEPIDGGEAIRLAGELGRTLDQLLIERVAPARLRDLAALPELSRHWQASLEMLETILGRWPDELARRGRIDLAERRNRLLDRVARRWRSTPPPGPVIAAGIGSATPAVAGLLATVARLPQGMVVLQGLDTLSSDEEWDALGPHAPDENGERPARPIESHPQYMLKRLLDRMNVGRAEVRGWRWGGGRDARSVRGRAIANAMAPAMFTDKWYRLPPTERRLSGVRAVELANPAEEAQTIALALREAIETPGRTAALVTPDRALARRVTAHLARWGIVADDSAGTPLSLTPAGTLLLAIAEAGAEGFAPVPLLALLKHPLVRRGEERGAWLDGVRRLDVALRGPRPPAGLDGIARFLRDGDEHARRARTPAIGWWDGVRPLLEPLAEGLSRGSATALPALIAAIREAASTLAGDAGWAGPDGRAAAELIAALEATAPLGPVDFPVASLAPMLRLMMDGVAVRPPQGGHPRLSIWGLLEARLQHADLMVLGGLNEGVWPPLPSPDPWLAPRIRSELGLIGLDARVGLSAHDFAMALGAPEVLITRARRDSRAPTIASRFWLRLEAMTGGLTREHRLPAWAADIDRPEGPPRPAGRPAPRPPVEDRPKLIAVTKLDRLKADPFAFYADTMLKLRRMDAVDADPTPAWRGTAVHAIFEAWMLEDGCAPDRLLPRAHTLLDGMAAHPVMRALWEPRLFEALKWIAGRMAELTAEGRRPLAAEIEGEIAIAGIRLTGKVDRIDADSNGQLAIVDYKTGMPPSAAQVAEGFSMQLGLLGLIAERGGFDGVQGIPVDFEYWSLAKARTGGFGYVASPVGGRNGIAPDGFTALAARTLTEAVQTWLTGDAPFEAKIAPEYAPYADYDQLMRLDEWYGREPIGAEARPA
- the addA gene encoding double-strand break repair helicase AddA — its product is MSARLKPLDPLLDQQRLASEPSELIWLSASAGTGKTHVLTARVLRLLLSGAAPESILCLTFTKAGAAEMAERVHRRLARWAGLKDDHKLVQDLNRLGEDASPEAVRRARRLFARVLDAPGGGLRIQTIHAFCQTLLGAFPSEAGLIPGFRPLEGREEQALARRTLSELIDGAERGGDLGLLRDIQQLSLRIGEARAESYLVECARSPEAMEALGLRDAIEPRIRRMLGAPTGDVEDAVEAGCAALDLDCFHAIARANAAWGTATGLRDADIVAAFLAGSPKARAAMLDAVANVVLTKSGESRKIPAGLAKADAGYGDHCTRLAEQVGHLLGLRRRAALAAMIGAALRAGQAYAAAYVQAKRSAGVVDFDDLIRAAVDLLQTPGMGDWVRYKLDRSTDHILVDEAQDTNARQWSIVASLASEFFAGAGARGTARRTLFSVGDFKQAIFGFQGTDPVAFLAASIGFARQAEAGSEELPDGEKRLFHQLSLDQSFRSAPAVLELVDQVVADLGPDQLGLTEDTPRHRPWKTDLPGRVTLWKPLSVDGIASLEEDAGEEQWVDDATRAFATRLAAQIRRWLDEPLWLHGAGRPVRPEDILILVRRRAELASLIVARLHAEGVPVAGVDRLRLTAPLAVRDLLAAVRFAVQRQDDLSLAGLLVSPLFGWSQEDLYRVGFGRKGRPLIDAVRERGDAQTIAALDDILGRADFTTPYRFLEHLLSGPLQGRRKLLHRLGQEARDPIEELLGAALQFEGTATASLQRFLDWFDRGEVEITRDPSAPADAVRVMTVHGSKGLEAPIVILADATGNPDATPVGSLRWQMGGESAGVPIPRPRKDELVEEIAADAEALARRERQEHWRLLYVALTRAREHLVIGGALGPRARGVPPEASWYHAVHRAMDGLGCEPVADDLWGEARHFLGLSPPDRRASRSATQPRRERPRLARPEWLHRPAPVEARPPRPLAPSSLGIDDVPDPPPSEAMRAAARRGTLLHALFERLPTVAPERRMVAATGWLTGSAGIEDEQTARMLAEDACRVIDDPRFSTLFGTDALAEAPVAAVVDGIVVAGTVDRLLIEPDRILVVDFKTGRRVPERVEDAPIHHVRQMAAYAAALRTIFPDRVIEVGLLYTAGPILLSVPEALLEAHKPGFRAEEQNHAQGR